A region of the Aethina tumida isolate Nest 87 chromosome 3, icAetTumi1.1, whole genome shotgun sequence genome:
CCGTTCCATTTGCTATCTCAAGTCTAAAACTATTATGTAGGGACACAATTAAATTCTGTTCTTCGGAAGTGACTCCTTGTcctaaaataagtaaattttagaaaaaatacataaaaatggtCGTGATTCATAATTAGAGTCTATCTTATGAATATTCACCTTACCTAAGGTTCCATTTGGGCAAGTACCAAAAGCaagatacatatttaataaaacaagtatACCACTTAATAGAAGCATTTTTACTGCTCttgttttgtataataatttcactTAATACTCACTGCTTACGtactatatgtatttatatgaattttaaggGTCAATTaacgaataaatttgttattttatattggaaattatttattttttgttattatcttATCTATCAATacattgacaatatttttgaacttttaaatatgtcagtatgtaaatttaaggggtaaaaactatttataattcatattgattaatattccCACTACAAATTATCACATCCCAATGACCTATTGTGGTAGGGATATTATCCATATCAACTTCTAGAATTGTTTaatggtaaaattatttatatacgcACAGAAATCGTATTTTTGATAAGATGATCTTAGATCAGCTTATAGTATGAATGTCTATAACCCACTATCGAGGTTTCAATCcatttacagttttaatatatacctGAGTGCAATAAACAGTAGCTTTTTGGATGAtgttattatacataatttttagtagTCAAGTAGTCTGTCGAATAAACTGTcgaaaaaagaacaaattatattatttttcaagaatattggaaaactataataataataatgctataattattatagtattaatattagtataatagcaaataaatatattcataaaaatatgatttttagtttttctataGAAATATGAACATGTATAGtgatggaaaaaagtatgaaatatttatttacttattacaaatgttacttaatgttttcttTAATCTGTTGCAAACATGagcaaatctaatttattacaaaataggTCCATTAATCACATTGATCATTATTTTCacaggtttttatttttaataaaaaatcaatttggaaAGTACTCAAGCACtgttaagtttttcattagaaacgACTCTCTAATTTTAAACGTATTTGGGATCgttatcttgttgaaatatccaaCGAAGGTGGATCTCTCCCCTGTAAATGGAAACAGTGTTTTCcagtatatattgtattgaaaacgatccattatACCGTCCACTTAAATCAAGGGTCCAACTTTGAATCGATAAAACCATCCCAAAACATAATGCTTCTGCCACCATGTTTAACCAAAGgagtttgatatttaaaatggtacCACTCACAAATATCCTACCATCCAacccaaacaaattaaaagtacTTTCATCGCTCCAAAGAACAGTGTTCCATTTTTCCTGAGTCCATGACAAGTGGGATTTTGTAAACGCCAGAAGGAACGGTCTGATTTTCTTTGTTAGAAGTTTgccaaaattgtacaaaaataaaattaattgggaGTGCTCCCCTTTCAAATAGGTCATGCTATATGTAAAATTCGttcgataaataataataaaaaatatcactgtcattattttattgcagtaaacacaaataaattaatataataataataatataacaatatgtCGAATTAACTAACAGAGATTCTCACAACCGCTATCACCGGTTTTGTAAGGATATTCACCAACGTAATTTCCCCTGTAAAATCACAACATTTAAAAGAGacccaaaattaaataaacaattgatttttgaagaaattaaacgGAAACTTACGCAGGTGCATAATTGCATACATAAAGTTTCTTATATTTGAACTTGCTGGAATCTGTGTAATAAGTCCAACCACAACCTACTCTGTCAGTGCTTGCCCAAAccatctaaaatttatatttttacataaattgttcgcattgagtaattaaaaaagaccTGTGTGTAGTGACCGGCATTAGAGTTGTAAGTGGAGCTGTATGTGTAAACTTTGTGTTCGTTAAACCAAGAAGTCGTAGCAGCCCTCCAGTCACTAGCTTTGTTACTACCGGAGGTTGAGGATGATGTGTATAGATTTTGACCAATTGCACTCCATGCAGCTAATTTTAAtgtcatatttaataagttagaATATTGTTTGTGGTTGTGGCATTTTACTTACAGCAAGTAACTTCTTGATGTTTAAATTCGCAAGTATTCGCTATTCTTTGGGCTTCACTAGCCAAACAGGAATCCcatttctgaaattaaatatgatacagataaatatattaccaaaaaatataatatttatgtaccattctttttaaattaatacccCTAGGTTGATTAGATACAGTTCCATTTGCTATTTCTAGTCTAAAACCATTATGTAAAGATACAATCAAATCCTGTTCCTCCGAAGTGACTCCTTGATCTACAATACGAGATAAAAAACGCACgtaatttacaattagaaCCTATttcgttaataaataaaactttaacccagaagtaaaatatatattttttttattacgcaaaaaattgatatgttaCGTTCTTTTGAGTATTATTATAGAATGATCTTACTTAATGTTCCATTTGGGCAAGCACCAAAAACAAagtacacatttattaaaacaaatacagtACTTAAAAGAACCATTTTcatgttgtttttgttttacgttttcactgaatattttttggttacgtactttttgtatttatatgtatttttttgggtcagttaaagaataaatttgttatattgtattggaaattgtttatttttctattactaTTTGTTATTATCTTATCTATCAAATACATTGACAACTttactgaaatttatgtaaGTCAGTATGTAAATTTACTACAAATTTGGAGGCTAAAGACTATTTACAAATTCGTATTAACAAATACTATCAGCATAAATTATCACAGCCCGATGTTCCATTCTGGTAAGGATATTCTCCAGGAATGTTACctctaaaattgtataattatgaaattaattaaaaactgtaacaAAATCTTACCCCTCTCCATATGCACAGAAATAGTACTTTAGATAGGATGAACTAAGATCAGTTTTATAGTATGTATATCCGCAACCGACTTTCGTGGTTTCAGCCCATACAACCTACAATTATTgagttttatatgaaatatgtatttacagttttaatgtCTACCTGAGTGTAATGACCAGCTGCTTTTTGAATGACGTTATTATACGTATAAACTGCATTTTCGTCGAACCAAGATTGAATGGCAGTATTCCAGTCAGGAGCGTTAGAGTCGTCAGATTTTAATTGGGAAATATGGTAGTTCTCACCGACCCACCAAAATGtgtctaaaatattcaaatcttaattaaaagttataaaaaaaaaatgttaaattgaatttttagagCCTCTCATGTaacttaaatcattaaaatttttcataaaaagtataaacaaTCAACAGTTATATGAATAAGTTTGATTGTCATATAACaacatgttttgtttaaaatgtttaaaaatgttagttataattgataaagatatttaaaagtttataaataatttacattatcaAAATGTGTCTATCTTAGAAGTTAATTGACACTAGTAAAGTGTAgctattacatttattttgtaatgtgGCAAACACTTTAGATTAaggaatacatttttaaacaaattataacatacaTTAAGTAATTATACATACCACAagtaattagtttatgaccGAAAAAACAACTGTCAGCTAACTTTTGAGATTTTTTTGCCAAACAATCATCCCaagactaaaataattataattttaacaatatttaaaccaaGTGTCAAGTAATAAGTTTATCAATTGTAGAATAAATAGAACATCATTTGATATAAACCATACCAATTTCTTCATGTTTATAGCTTTCGGCTGGCCTGTAATTTTTCCTTGAGCGACTAACAACCTCAGTTCGTTATGTTTATTCACAATTGTAATTTTGTCTTCTTTCGACACATTTTTGGCTAAAATTTTGcgaaacttattaatttatcttataaCTATGTgcattatgttaaaaatggccaatatttttaatctaactTACCCAATGTTTTAAGGCAAGTTGTTGCTTGTATTAAAACAGTAGTACTTAAAAGTAATAGGGTGCTAAGAAGCAACGTTGATAAACCCAGCTTGGTCATCGTACTTGTTCTTACTAATAGCAAATTTGCAAACTCAAAATAGGTATATAGAccaaacataaaacaaattagaatATTCATGTCTAGTGCCAATTAGATATAGAAGAATATAtcgcattaatattaatgctaCTACAATTATtgtagttataaatattttaatctttaataatgtCTGATTATATGATTATATAAGTATGAAACTTATGACTATTtagatttatagaaatttacacAAACGGTTCTTTAAGAtctttaataacataatttattcatgacCACATGACAACTTTTTAAAGATGAAAACTAGACACTTGAGTATACCATAACTAATGTAAGATTAACAAAACAGTAAGTTTAACCTTGAACTCACaggtatttgaaaattaattaagttacaaATTATGTCTCGGGATGATGctgctttatttattttttaccgtTAGATACTAACTATGCAGTTATTTTGGGTTTGTTACAACATCTTGTACATATATTTGTAGGTTTTcactaattagtaattaattaaaacacataagcaaattgaaaacatatttattaaaattgtacaatacAAGTtacaaaaagtataataaaaacttaaaaattattttaaacttaactaaaatatttattcatcatCACtatcaataattgtttttctttttttattaggtTTTTCAG
Encoded here:
- the LOC109595668 gene encoding ancylostoma secreted protein-like, yielding MTKLGLSTLLLSTLLLLSTTVLIQATTCLKTLAKNVSKEDKITIVNKHNELRLLVAQGKITGQPKAINMKKLSWDDCLAKKSQKLADSCFFGHKLITCDTFWWVGENYHISQLKSDDSNAPDWNTAIQSWFDENAVYTYNNVIQKAAGHYTQVVWAETTKVGCGYTYYKTDLSSSYLKYYFCAYGEGGNIPGEYPYQNGTSGFLSTVFVLINVYFVFGACPNGTLNQGVTSEEQDLIVSLHNGFRLEIANGTVSNQPRGINLKRMKWDSCLASEAQRIANTCEFKHQEVTCSAWSAIGQNLYTSSSTSGSNKASDWRAATTSWFNEHKVYTYSSTYNSNAGHYTQMVWASTDRVGCGWTYYTDSSKFKYKKLYVCNYAPAGNYVGEYPYKTGDSGCENLC